In one window of Nicotiana tabacum cultivar K326 chromosome 12, ASM71507v2, whole genome shotgun sequence DNA:
- the LOC107808627 gene encoding uncharacterized protein LOC107808627 has product MAEPNTSLETSEKISRQAPQLVTVLKEMKEGLDTVSSKVQALTAKVKAGHFPTAEGISYLETKHLLLLNYCQSLVYYLLRKAKGFSIEGHPVVRSLVEIRLFLEKIRPIDKKLQYQIQKLTRDSGAASEKSVLSEKGTDTQKEDLLKYRPNPDLLVSKTRGTEDGSNVYRPPKLVPAPMEEDKMSRQERNKLRKETMDLRKARQNPFMIDLVNNLEGRPEEVREVVGTESRELREYMAKMEERARQEEETFARAPLTKLEKKKMKHLKKSRNGLLGLTDSFYDEIKSLPLGDASEQSANFDNGSAGIKQQKKRKRRN; this is encoded by the exons ATGGCAGAGCCTAATACATCTCTTGAAACGAGTGAAAAAATAAGCAG GCAAGCTCCTCAGTTAGTTACAGTATTAAAGGAGATGAAAGAAGGATTGGATACAGTGAGTTCAAAAGTACAAGCTTTAACTGCGAag GTGAAAGCGGGTCACTTTCCAACAGCAGAAGGAATAAGTTACCTTGAAACGAAGCATCTGCTACTTCTGAATTATTGCCAATCACTTGTCTATTATCTGCTCCGCAAGGCAAAAGGATTCTCAATTGAAGGGCATCCAGTTGTTCGGAGTCTAGTCGagataagattatttttggaGAAG ATTCGCCCCATTGACAAGAAACTACAGTATCAAATTCAGAAGCTCACAAGAGATAGTGGCGCTGCTTCTGAGAAGTCAGTTTTAAGTGAGAAGGGAACAGATACCCAGAAGGAGGACCTGTTGAAGTATCGTCCAAATCCTGATTTGCTTGTTAGTAAAACACGTGGCACAGAG GATGGCAGCAATGTATATCGACCCCCCAAACTTGTACCTGCTCCTATGGAAGAAGATAAAATGTCGAGGCAGGAGAGAAATAAATTGAGAAAGGAGACAATGGACTTGCGAAAGGCTAGACAAAACCCGTTTATGATAGATTTGGTGAATAATCTTGAAGGAAGACCCGAAGAG GTAAGGGAAGTTGTTGGAACTGAAAGTAGAGAACTCAGAGAGTACATGGCTAAAATGGAAGAACGTGCACGACAAGAAGAGGAGACATTTGCTCGTGCTCCACTCACAAaattggaaaaaaagaaaatgaaacatctgaaGAAGTCAAGAAATGG GTTGCTTGGGCTGACAGATAGTTTCTATGACGAGATAAAAAGTTTGCCTTTAGGGGATGCTTCTGAACAATCAGCAAACTTTGATAACGGCAGCGCTGGAATCAAACAACAGAAGAAGCGTAAG AGGAGGAATTGA
- the LOC107808626 gene encoding protein CLT2, chloroplastic yields the protein MESHSLTIRAKFPNHFHISSSLPRLAIINIPNPKFLFILPSSPMPLLTSSRRLEIHRRRTSFSRQSSNSSSKFIARAVGSDSDRQSNVSRELIILNSALTLVLGVANRVLYKLALVPMKEYPFFLAQVTTFGYLTIYLSILYARYRAGIVTNEMVAYPKSRFLLIGFLEALGVISGMYAGAMLPGPAIPILNQTFLVWQLALSVFILGRTYSMNQIGGCLLVAAGVVLAVTSGPDSNQMLAGIAFVWPVLMVASSAFQAAASVIKEFVFIDAASRLKGKVLDIFVVNSFGSAFQALFVLLFLPFLSNLKGIPFSELPSFLKSGAGCFFNIGNNISGCDGAPLLPLLYIFTNIAFNISILNLVKISTAVISSLVVMSSVPLSMYLLSVPLPYLPEGSVLSPYFLLGSAVLLIGLIMYNIPRAQKQDKEL from the exons ATGGAGTCTCACTCTCTAACCATTCGCGCCAAATTCCCAAACCATTTCCACATTTCATCATCTCTTCCTCGTCTGGCCATTATCAATATACCAAACCCTAAATTTCTCTTCATATTACCTTCTTCTCCGATGCCTCTTCTTACATCTTCACGGCGACTTGAAATCCACCGCAGAAGGACCTCTTTTTCACGGCAGTCTTCGAATTCGAGCTCAAAGTTTATCGCACGCGCCGTGGGAAGTGATTCTGACCGCCAATCAAATGTGTCTAGAGAGCTAATCATTTTGAACTCTGCTTTAACTCTGGTGCTTGGGGTTGCGAATCGTGTACTTTACAAACTTGCCCTTGTTCCTATGAAGGAATACCCGTTTTTTCTAGCTCAGGTTACCACTTTTGG GTACTTGACTATTTACTTATCCATATTGTATGCGAGATATCGTGCTGGTATTGTAACTAACGAGATGGTGGCCTATCCAAAATCACGCTTTTTGCTCATTGGTTTCCTTGAAGCCCTGGGGGTTATTTCTGGAATGTATGCTGGAG CAATGCTTCCTGGACCAGCCATACCGATACTTAACCAG ACCTTCTTGGTGTGGCAGTTGGCTCTCTCTGTTTTCATACTTGGGCGAACATACTCGATGAATCAGATAGGCGGGTGCTTACTGGTGGCTGCTGGAGTGGTACTAGCCGTAACAAG TGGACCAGACTCCAATCAGATGCTGGCAGGAATCGCATTTGTTTGGCCAGTATTGATGGTTGCTTCGAGTGCATTCCAAGCCGCTGCGTCTGTTATTAAG GAGTTCGTTTTTATTGATGCTGCCAGCAGACTCAAG GGGAAGGTTCTTGATATTTTTGTCGTCAATTCTTTTGGATCTGCATTCCAG GCTCTTTTTGTTCTCCTTTTTCTGCCTTTTCTTTCAAACTTGAAGGGGATACCATTTTCTGAGCTCCCTTCATTTCTTAAGAGCGGTGCTGGTTGCTTCTTCAACATAGGGAACAATATTTCAG GTTGTGATGGGGCGCCGTTGCTACCCCTTCTTTACATATTTACAAATATTGCTTTCAACATATCAATTCTCAATCTTGTGAAAATCTCGACTGCTGTGATTTCATCCCTTGTTGTGATGTCATCAg TGCCTTTATCAATGTATCTTCTCTCCGTACCGCTGCCATATCTCCCAGAAGGTTCAGTTTTGAGCCCCTATTTCCTTCTCGGCAGTGCTGTCCTTCTCATTGGTCTTATCATGTATAACATACCACGGGCTCAGAAGCAGGACAAAGAATTGTGA
- the LOC107808629 gene encoding transcription initiation factor TFIID subunit 7, producing MEEQFILRVPPSVAERIDRLLSENASSSEDKLDLSFSEDGKTGTFVIGDEHFPASLLNLPCIVESYKTYDDSVLIKTADVGQMIMVREEGDPAPDVVEYRHGLTPPMRDARRRRFRREPDLNPELVRRVERDLQNIMAGGTAENIDIEVAEQEEGGETSARHVNKKVAQPATKPDITEPGTAGEDPDRTESEDSDDSI from the exons ATGGAAGAACAATTTATTCTGAGAGTTCCACCTTCTGTTGCTGAGCGAATTGACCGCCTTTTAAGTGAAAATGCTTCTTCTTCAGAGGACAAACTGGATTTGTCTTTTTctg AGGATGGAAAGACTGGCACTTTTGTCATAGGCGATGAGCACTTTCCTGCATCACTATTGAATCTTCCTTGCATAGTGGAGTCATACAAAACTTATGATGACAGTGTGCTCATTAAAACAGCAGACGTTGGTCAG ATGATTATGGTGAGAGAAGAAGGTGATCCTGCTCCAGATGTGGTGGAATATAGACATGGCCTCACACCTCCAATGAGAGATGCTCGAAGGCGAAGATTTCGGAGAGAACCAGATCTTAAT CCTGAGCTTGTTCGGCGCGTTGAGAGAGACTTGCAGAACATAATGGCTGGTGGAACAGCTGAGAATATTGATAT AGAAGTTGCTGAGCAAGAGGAAGGAGGTGAAACAAGTGCACGCCATGTGAATAAGAAAGTGGCACAACCTGCAACAAAGCCTGACATTACCGAGCCTGGGACTGCAGGTGAGGATCCTGATAGAACTGAATCTGAGGATTCTGATGATTCAATATAG